A genomic window from Lotus japonicus ecotype B-129 chromosome 1, LjGifu_v1.2 includes:
- the LOC130729022 gene encoding casein kinase 1-like protein HD16 has protein sequence MPELRSEPQRRRGAPVGRRISETPSPAAKYVKTRAAVAAAKKLEQEKPAVIVISEDQRKEKEEEEVEAGLMGGGDSGGLSANKGIPQEDEGNTTPFPERVQVGGSPVYKVERKLGKGGFGQVFVGRRVTGGTDRINGPGATEVALKFEHRNSKGCNYGPPYEWQVYNTLGGSHGIPKVHYKGRQGEYYVMVMDMLGPSLWDVWNNSNQAMSAEMVSCIAVESLSILEKMHSRGYVHGDVKPENFLLGQPNTPQEKKLFLVDLGLATKWRDTSSGQHVEYDQRPDMFRGTVRYASVHAHLGRTASRRDDLESLAYTLIFLHKGRLPWQGYQGDNKSFLVCKKKMGTSPEMLCCFCPPPFRQFLEFVVNMKFDEEPNYSKLITLFDGMLGPNPALRPINTEGAQKVGQKRGRLNTEEEDDSQPKKKVRLGVPATQWISVYNARLPMKQRYHYNVADARLAQHVERGIADGLLISCVSSCTNLWALIMDAGTGFTSQVYKLSPFFLHKEWIMEQWEKNYYITSIAGANNGSSLVVMSKGTQYTQQSYKVSDSFPFKWINKKWREGFHVTSMATAGSRWGVVMSRNAGFSDQVVELDFLYPSDGIHRRWDNGYRITATAATWDQSALILSIPRRRPGDETQETLRTSQFPSTHVKEKWSKNLYLACLCYGRTVC, from the exons ATGCCGGAGCTTCGTAGTGAACCGCAACGCCGTCGTGGTGCTCCGGTAGGCCGTAGAATCTCTGAAACACCGTCTCCGGCTGCCAAATACGTCAAAACTCGGGCTGCAGTCGCGGCGGCAAAGAAGCTCGAGCAGGAGAAGCCGGCGGTGATCGTGATATCGGAGGACCAAAggaaggagaaggaagaagaagaagttgaagcAGGCTTGATGGGTGGTGGTGATAGTGGCGGGTTGAGTGCTAACAAGGGCATCCCTCAAGAGGATGAAGGCAACACTACCCCTTTTCCTGAGAGG GTTCAAGTAGGAGGATCACCTGTGTACAAAGTGGAGAGGAAACTGGGTAAAGGTGGATTTGGACAGGTCTTTGTTGGCCGTCGAGTTACCGGTGGTACTGACCGTATTAATGGCCCCGGTGCCACTGAG GTGGCTCTGAAATTTGAACATAGGAACAGTAAAGGCTGTAACTATGGCCCTCCATATGAATGGCAAGTGTACAA CACCCTTGGTGGCAGTCATGGGATACCTAAAGTACATTATAAAGGAAGACAAGGAGAATACTACGTAATG GTTATGGACATGCTTGGTCCAAGCTTATGGGATGTATGGAATAACTCAAACCAGGC GATGTCTGCGGAAATGGTTTCATGTATTGCCGTTGAATCATTGTCGATCCTGGAGAAGATGCACTCAAGAGG ATATGTGCATGGAGATGTAAAACCAGAGAATTTTTTACTAGGACAGCCAAATACACCACAAGAGAAGAAATTGTTTCTTGTTGACCTGGGATTAG CAACAAAATGGAGAGACACCTCCAGTGGACAGCATGTTGAGTATGATCAACGCCCTGATATGTTCAG GGGGACTGTTCGATATGCCAGTGTTCATGCACACTTGGGAAGAACTGCTAGTCGAAGGGATGATCTTGAATCTCTTGCATATACACTCATTTTCCTACATAAAGGCCGGTTACCGTGGCAAGGTTATCAG GGTGATAACAAATCCTTCCTTGTTTGCAAAAAGAAGATGGGAACATCTCCTGAGATGTTATGCTGCTTCTGCCCTCCTCCCTTTAGAcagtttcttgagtttgtagtgAACATGAAATTTGATGAAGAACCTAACTATTCCAAGCTAATAACTCTCTTTGATGGTATGCTTGGACCAAATCCTGCATTGCGGCCTATTAATACTGAAGGTGCTCAAAAG GTTGGGCAAAAAAGGGGTAGATTGAATACTGAGGAAGAGGATGATTCACAGCCCAAAAAGAAGGTTCGTTTGGGGGTTCCCGCTACCCAGTGGATTTCAGTTTACAATGCAAGACTGCCAATGAAGCAAAG GTATCATTACAACGTAGCGGATGCAAGATTAGCACAGCATGTGGAGAGGGGGATTGCAGATGGGCTTCTTATTAGTTGTGTGTCTTCTTGTACCAATCTCTGGGCACTTATTATGGATGCTGGAACTGGTTTTACATCTCAAGTTTACAAGTTGTCGCCTTTTTTCTTACACAAG GAATGGATCATGGAGCAGTGGGAAAAGAACTATTACATTACTTCTATAGCTGGGGCTAATAATGGGAGCTCTCTTGTCGTAATGTCAAAAG GCACACAATATACACAACAATCATACAAAGTAAGTGATTCCTTTCCCTTCAAATGGATCAACAAGAAGTGGAGAGAAGGCTTTCATGTGACTTCGATGGCCACTGCTGGAAGCCGCTGGGGCGTTGTTATGTCTCGAAATGCTGGATTTAGTGATCAG GTTGTCGAACTTGATTTTCTCTATCCTAGTGATGGAATCCACAGACGTTGGGATAATGGTTACAGGATTACTGCAACTGCTGCTACATGGGATCAATCTGCTCTTATATTAAGCATTCCGAGGCGCAGGCCTGGTGATGAAACCCAGGAAACTCTGCGTACATCTCAATTTCCAAGCACACATGTCAAG GAGAAATGGTCAAAAAACCTATATCTTGCTTGTCTGTGCTATGGGCGCACTGTATGCTGA
- the LOC130729023 gene encoding transcription initiation factor TFIID subunit 10, producing MNNPQSSEGRPDDDAALSDFLASLMDYTPTIPDELVEHYLAKSGFQCPDVRLTRLVAVATQKFVAEVAGDALQHCKARQATIPKDKRDKQQKEKRLVLTMEDLSKALREYGVNLRHQEYFADSPSTGVDPATRDE from the exons ATGAACAACCCTCAATCAAGTGAAGGAAGGCCCGATGATGATGCTGCACTCTCTGATTTCCTTGCTTCCTTAATGGATTATACTCCCAct ATACCTGATGAGTTGGTGGAGCATTACTTGGCCAAGAGTGGCTTTCAGTGCCCTGATGTTCGATT GACTAGACTTGTAGCTGTTGCCACTCAGAAATTTGTTGCTGAAGTTGCAGGCGATGCACTCCA GCACTGCAAGGCAAGACAGGCAACGATTCCAAAAGACAAAAGGGACAAGCAACAGAAG GAGAAGCGCCTAGTTTTAACAATGGAAGACTTATCAAAGGCACTGCGTGAG TATGGCGTGAATTTAAGGCACCAAGAATATTTTGCTGATAGCCCTTCTACTGGAGTAGATCCTGCCACCCGAGATGAATGA
- the LOC130729020 gene encoding DExH-box ATP-dependent RNA helicase DExH9, which translates to MGSLKRKSPEEPTTQLQRGEELQYDCVHDVSYPHGYIHPPPPSSSSSSSSSSTHTEPAKKFPFTLDPFQSQAITCIENGESVMVSAHTSAGKTVVALYAIAMSLRDGQRVIYTSPIKALSNQKYREFKEEFSDVGLMTGDVTIDPNASCLVMTTEIWRSMQYKGSEITREVAWIIFDEVHYMRDRERGVVWEESIVMSPKNSRFVFLSATVPNAKEFADWVAKVHQQPCHIVYTDYRPTPLQHYIFPSGGDGLYLVVDEKGKFREDSFQKSLNALVPPSEGDRKKDNGKFHKGLMLGKVGEESDIFKIVKMIIQRQYDPVILFSFSKRECEFLAMQMAKMDLNGDDEKDNIEKIFWSAMDMLSDDDKKLPQVSNMLPLLKRGIGVHHSGLLPILKEVIEILFQEGLIKCLFATETFSIGLNMPAKTVVFTNVRKFDGDKFRWITSGEYIQMSGRAGRRGIDERGICILMVDEKLEPSTAKMMVKGAADSLNSAFHLSYNMLLNQMRCEDGDPENLLRNSFYQFQADRAIPDHEKQIKALEEERESIVIEEENSLKDYYHLLEQHRSLNKEVRDIVLSPRHCLPFLQPGRLVSLQCTSSDDDPPIIIEDQLTWGLVINFERVKSVSEDDVSIKPEDASYNVDILTRCMVSKDKIGKKSVKIVPLKEVGEPLVVSVPISQINTISSLRLYIPKDLLSLETRQNTLKKVLETLSRFGEKGLPLLDPEEDMKIQSNSYKKASRRIEALESLFEKHEIAKSPLIKQKLKVLQRKQELTARIKSIKKTIRSSTVLAFKDELKARKRVLRRLGYATSDNVVELKGKVACEISSADELILTELMFSGVLKDIKVEEMVSLLSCLVWREKIHDGAKPREELDLLFAQLQDTARRVAQLQLECKVEIDVESFVKSFRPDIMEAVYAWAKGSKFYEIMEITQVFEGSLIRAIRRLEEVLQQLIEAAKSIGETQLETKFEEAVSKIKRDIVFAASLYL; encoded by the exons ATGGGGTCACTCAAGAGGAAATCACCAGAAGAACCAACAACACAGTTACAGAGGGGGGAGGAACTGCAATATGACTGTGTACATGACGTCTCCTACCCACACGGTTAcattcatcctcctcctccttcttcttcttcttcttcttcttcttcttcaactcaCACTGAGCCTGCTAAGAAGTTCCCTTTTACCCTCGACCCCTTTCAGTCCCAAGCTATTACCTGCATCGAAAACGGCGAATCCGTCATG GTGTCTGCACACACATCTGCTGGGAAAACTGTTGTCGCTTTATATGCTATTGCCATGTCACTTCGAGACGGACAGCGTGTTATCTACACTTCTCCTATCAAGGCGCTTAGCAATCAGAAGTACAGAGAGTTCAAGGAAGAGTTCTCTGATGTTGGTTTGATGACTGGAGATGTCACCATTGACCCCAATGCTTCTTGCTTG gtGATGACCACGGAGATCTGGCGTAGCATGCAATACAAAGGGTCCGAGATCACCAGAGAGGTGGCTTGGATCATTTTTGATGAAGTGCATTACATGCGAGATCGCGAGAGGGGCGTGGTTTGGGAAGAGAGTATTGTTATGTCGCCAAAGAATTCCCGTTTTGTCTTCCTGTCTGCCACGGTCCCTAATGCAAAGGAGTTTGCGGATTGGGTGGCAAAG GTGCACCAACAGCCGTGTCACATAGTTTATACTGATTACCGACCTACTCCTCTTCAGCATTATATTTTCCCTTCTGGAGGTGATGGTCTATATTTGGTTGTGGATGAGAAGGGAAAATTTCGTGAAGACAGCTTTCAGAAATCTTTAAATGCTCTTGTTCCTCCGAGTGAGGGTGATAGGAAAAAAGACAATGGCAAATTTCATAAAGGTTTGATGCTGGGAAAGGTTGGTGAGGAGAGTGACATTTTCAAGATAGTGAAAATGATCATTCAGCGTCAATATGATCCCGTCATACTGTTCAGCTTTAGCAAAAGGGAGTGTGAATTTCTCGCAATGCAG ATGGCAAAAATGGATCTGAATGGGGACGATGAGAAGGACAacatagaaaaaatattttggagTGCTATGGATATGCTTTCAGATGATGATAAGAAGCTTCCTCAG GTTTCAAACATGCTGCCCTTGTTGAAACGTGGAATAGGAGTCCATCACTCTGGTTTACTTCCAATTCTAAAGGAAGTGATTGAGATCTTATTTCAAGAAGGGCTAATCAAG TGTTTGTTTGCTACAGAGACCTTCAGCATTGGTTTGAACATGCCTGCAAAAACTGTTGTATTTACAAATGTCCGAAAATTTGATGGGGACAAGTTCAGATGGATTACCAGTGGAGAATATATCCAAATGAGTGGCCGTGCGGGTCGACGAGGTATTGATGAACGCGGAATATGTATCCTCATGGTCGATGAGAAGTTGGAGCCTTCTACTGCTAAAATGATGGTTAAAGGGGCAGCTGATAGTTTAAACAG TGCCTTTCATTTAAGCTACAACATGCTTTTGAATCAAATGCGTTGTGAAGATGGTGATCCTGAGAATTTGCTCCGTAATTCCTTTTATCAGTTTCAAGCTGATCGTGCCATTCCTGATCATGAG AAACAAATAAAGGCTCTTGAAGAAGAGCGGGAATCAATTGTTATTGAGGAAGAAAACAGCTTGAAGGATTATTACCATCTGCTGGAGCAGCATAGAAGTTTGAATAAAGAGGTTCGCGACATTGTGTTATCTCCAAGGCACTGTTTACCTTTCTTACAGCCTGGGAGGCTTGTTTCTCTTCAATGCACTTCAAGTGATGACGATCCTCCTATTATTATTGAGGACCAGTTGACATGGGGGTTGGTCATTAATTTTGAAAGGGTTAAAAGTGTTTCTGAAG ATGATGTAAGTATTAAACCAGAGGACGCATCTTACAATGTTGATATTCTTACAAGATGTATGGTGAGCAAGGATAAAATTGGGAAAAAATCTGTTAAGATTGTTCCTCTGAAAGAAGTTGGAGAACCTCTAGTGGTTTCAGTTCCAATCTCTCAG ATTAATACAATTAGCAGTTTGCGGTTATATATACCAAAGGATCTTTTGTCATTGGAAACTCGGCAAAACACGCTGAAAAAAGTGCTGGAAACTCTTTCTAGATTCGGTGAGAAAGGATTGCCACTTCTAGATCCTGAAGAAGACATGAAG ATTCAAAGCAACTCATACAAAAAAGCATCTCGTAGGATAGAGGCTTTGGAGAGCCTATTTGAAAAGCATGAAATTGCGAAGTCACCACTTATAAAGCAGAAGTTAAAGGTTTTACAGAGGAAGCAAGAACTGACTGCAAGGATAAAGTCCATTAAGAAAACAATAAGATCTTCTACTGTTTTAGCCTTCAAGGATGAACTTAAGGCAAGAAAGAGGGTTCTTCGCAGGCTAGG ATATGCTACAAGTGACAATGTGGTGGAATTGAAAGGGAAGGTTGCTTGTGAAATTAGTAGTGCAGATGAACTGATCTTAACAGAACTAATGTTCAGTGGTGTGTTAAAGGACATAAAGGTTGAGGAAATGGTTTCTCTCCTCTCTTGTTTGGTCTGGCGAGAAAAAATTCATGACGGTGCCAAGCCTCGGGAGGAACTTGATCTGCTTTTTGCACAATTACAAGACACTGCTCGGAGAGTTGCCCAACTTCAGCTTGAATGCAAG GTGGAAATTGATGTTGAGAGCTTCGTGAAATCGTTTAGGCCTGATATTATGGAGGCTGTGTATGCGTGGGCGAAAGGTTCGAAGTTTTATGAGATCATGGAAATTACACAGGTCTTTGAAGGCAGCTTGATTAGAGCAATTAGAAGACTTGAGGAAGTTCTTCAGCAGTTAATAGAAGCAGCCAAGTCAATTGGAGAGACTCAACTTGAGACAAAGTTTGAAGAGGCTGTGTCCAAGATCAAGAGGGATATTGTCTTCGCAGCATCCTTGTATTTGTAA